A window of Pecten maximus chromosome 12, xPecMax1.1, whole genome shotgun sequence genomic DNA:
tgAAATCGCGAATCGCCTTGATATATTTGTTTCGAAATCCGTCATTATTCAGCTGATACGCTAAACCAATGCCCAATGACATTTTGATTCGACAGCATTATATTTTGTAGAATGGAAGTTCTGGTGGGAACTGCAAACGAAACCCCTGTTTGTCTTAGTCCTGAAAAAGTTAAGGAAAAAGTCCGACGTCCAAGACGTGCTCTCTCCAACATAAATCACAATGGTGACGTTACCAATGACGAGATTAAGATGATGAAGCTGACAGCGCAGACATGTCGTGAAATTAATGCTCGCGCCAAAGATCCCTATGATAACCAAGAGACCAAGAAGCCAGCAAGTGGTAATAGAAAAACTAACAAAGCTATCTTAAACACATATGCTAACGATGCGTTTTTTGTGAAGACAACTGACCGACAGGACTACGGTGGCTCTCTGGCTATCGCACGGCATCTCGTGCACGTGCCCACAACAATGTGCCCGGATATTCAAAAGCATGTTGAGAGAGTTTACACCCAAAGACTCACTCTCCCACTCGCTTGTCCCACGTGCTGGAGTCTCCAAAGAAACTACGTCTGACAGACAAATGTCCTTGAAGTACAGTCCCTAATATTTAAATACTCTTCATTAACTCTGCCTTATTGTGAAGTTCCTTGATCGGTTAATTATGATGAGCCAGAGCCGTTGTGTGTTCTATTGGTGGGCATAGGTACTTGGCACGAATTTCCAACCCACTGTTCATTCACTGTCAGGTCAAAAGTCTTTCCCTAAATTCTATTTTGCTTTATAATCCTACCACTTAAAACTCTTTTTCGAAGATTTTTCCTGGATTTGTTAATGGGCTGATTTGAGCGAAAGTTTGTATGCCGAAAGAGTTTTTattcacatttcattttataatattttcgTCATTTTCTGTTGTCATTTATTTGagaaattcaattttatttacaatagaAATTTTTGTAACATCTTTTAGATGATTATTTGGTAAGTTAATGAATGATGATGGTGCCACGGAAATTTGGGTTTGTTATTACTTTTAATCTCTACCTACATAGGAGGTATTATGCATAAACAAATTGCATGAaaaatttctttctttttcaaaacacaaaatttcaataaaatacaacaatGGATGAA
This region includes:
- the LOC117339833 gene encoding uncharacterized protein LOC117339833; translation: MEVLVGTANETPVCLSPEKVKEKVRRPRRALSNINHNGDVTNDEIKMMKLTAQTCREINARAKDPYDNQETKKPASGNRKTNKAILNTYANDAFFVKTTDRQDYGGSLAIARHLVHVPTTMCPDIQKHVERVYTQRLTLPLACPTCWSLQRNYV